A genomic stretch from Sulfurihydrogenibium azorense Az-Fu1 includes:
- a CDS encoding flagellin, whose translation MRIADLIKYDNYIKNDQIRQNEIEKYTRQIATGIKLLSPSDDTVGTVSALRLKTINEDIERYGRNMDFVNTILDSAETQLNSIAAAGQEVRVEIVRLLNTGVLDKEDAKVLRDYFVNMKDYIIKQANFKIGDTALFGGVKTQTDPFAPDGTYQGETVETKVPTAPGVELNTTFNGRVYLGVNNDTNKMILTETIDKIVNIIDNAISGTGSLGDLNTATISVNGKNVKLLEAFDIGLNTVMQYRSVIGTQVKTIQDLKTINDQNKVFNKDLISKLEDVDVAEAITNLQKAQVAYQALISVFNQNRQLSLLDFFK comes from the coding sequence ATGAGAATCGCTGACCTAATAAAATATGATAACTATATAAAAAACGACCAAATAAGACAAAATGAGATAGAAAAATACACTAGACAAATAGCCACAGGAATTAAATTACTATCTCCATCTGACGATACTGTAGGTACTGTAAGTGCACTCCGTCTAAAAACAATAAATGAGGATATAGAGAGATATGGAAGAAATATGGACTTTGTCAATACCATTTTAGATTCTGCAGAAACACAACTTAACTCTATAGCAGCAGCTGGACAGGAAGTTAGAGTTGAGATTGTAAGGCTCTTAAATACAGGTGTGTTAGATAAAGAAGATGCAAAAGTGTTAAGGGATTACTTTGTAAATATGAAAGATTACATTATAAAGCAGGCAAACTTTAAAATAGGAGATACAGCTTTATTTGGTGGTGTTAAAACTCAAACTGACCCGTTTGCACCGGATGGCACTTACCAAGGTGAAACAGTAGAAACAAAAGTGCCAACAGCTCCGGGTGTAGAACTTAACACTACTTTCAACGGGAGAGTTTATTTAGGTGTAAACAACGATACAAATAAAATGATACTGACAGAAACTATAGATAAAATAGTTAACATCATAGACAACGCTATAAGTGGTACAGGAAGCCTTGGAGATTTAAACACTGCTACCATTAGTGTAAATGGTAAAAATGTAAAACTTTTAGAAGCTTTTGATATTGGTTTAAATACAGTTATGCAGTACAGGTCTGTAATAGGAACTCAAGTAAAAACTATTCAAGACTTAAAAACAATAAACGATCAAAACAAAGTGTTTAACAAAGACCTTATCTCAAAACTTGAAGATGTAGATGTTGCAGAAGCAATAACCAACTTACAAAAGGCACAGGTTGCATACCAAGCACTTATATCCGTATTCAACCAAAATAGACAGCTCTCTTTACTGGATTTTTTCAAGTAA
- the flgK gene encoding flagellar hook-associated protein FlgK, which yields MSLLGILSTAGQSLLTFQRGINSTNKNISNATTEGYNREVPVFQDFPRSGVFMNKIIRVFDRSLFNRSIELNQQLNSDNSFSEILSNIETMFNDTLGSGFSSDLNNFFNSINDMLIKPDDIAARSQFLANAQTLVGKIRSINDSLDNQKQDITLKVRDQVKQINQITDQLAKLNQTIKTKTLDIEANNEYLNERDRLIKQLSDLIDTKVVFNEDNTVNVFTAKGYGLVVGIQSTPLSFETDTNGNPVVKWNGVADITTEIQNGQLGGNLKGIKSINDQLNKLNDFTTVFATVFNKVHKKGYGLDGSTNLDFFTIDPSKSSTKIDASNIYLNITDPKKVALAQNSTYLNSDNTNGKDLLGLKNNIRVLYTNPSQPVLTPAEEAALQSSLNDSTNYTYIKDHTFAEFYNTKLVADISSTSSYIKQQQQNNKYLYDAITEKMKNIAGVNMDEELINLSKLQRSYQASARIITVTDELMQTILNLGK from the coding sequence ATGTCTTTACTTGGAATTTTATCAACAGCAGGACAGAGTTTACTAACATTTCAAAGAGGTATAAACTCAACAAATAAAAATATATCAAACGCTACTACAGAAGGCTACAACAGAGAAGTACCTGTTTTCCAAGACTTTCCAAGAAGTGGCGTTTTTATGAATAAAATAATAAGAGTATTTGACCGGTCTCTTTTTAACAGGTCCATCGAACTGAATCAGCAGTTAAACTCTGACAACTCATTTTCTGAGATTTTATCAAACATAGAGACTATGTTTAACGATACTTTAGGAAGTGGTTTTTCATCAGATTTAAACAACTTTTTTAACTCAATAAACGATATGCTTATAAAACCTGATGATATAGCAGCAAGGTCACAGTTTTTAGCAAATGCCCAGACTTTAGTAGGAAAAATAAGAAGTATAAATGATAGTTTAGACAATCAAAAACAAGATATTACTTTAAAAGTAAGAGACCAAGTAAAGCAGATAAACCAAATAACAGACCAACTTGCAAAACTAAACCAAACGATAAAAACAAAAACGTTAGATATTGAAGCAAACAACGAGTATTTAAACGAAAGAGACAGACTTATAAAACAGTTAAGTGATTTAATAGATACTAAAGTTGTGTTTAACGAAGACAATACGGTAAACGTATTTACAGCAAAAGGATACGGACTTGTAGTAGGCATACAAAGTACACCTTTATCTTTTGAAACTGATACAAACGGCAATCCTGTAGTAAAGTGGAACGGTGTTGCTGATATAACTACCGAAATTCAAAATGGTCAGTTAGGAGGAAACCTAAAAGGAATAAAATCAATAAACGACCAGTTAAATAAACTCAACGACTTTACAACAGTTTTTGCAACAGTCTTCAATAAAGTACACAAAAAAGGCTACGGACTAGATGGAAGTACGAATTTAGACTTCTTTACTATAGACCCATCAAAATCTTCAACTAAAATAGATGCATCAAACATATACTTAAACATAACAGACCCAAAAAAAGTAGCCCTTGCACAAAATTCTACTTACCTAAACTCAGACAACACAAACGGTAAAGACCTACTTGGATTAAAAAATAACATAAGAGTTTTATACACAAACCCATCCCAACCAGTTTTAACACCTGCTGAAGAAGCTGCATTACAATCCTCCCTTAACGATTCTACCAACTACACATATATAAAAGACCATACATTTGCAGAGTTTTATAACACAAAGTTAGTTGCAGACATATCTTCTACCTCTTCTTACATAAAACAACAACAGCAAAACAACAAATATCTATATGATGCAATTACAGAAAAGATGAAGAATATTGCTGGTGTAAATATGGATGAGGAACTTATAAACCTTTCAAAACTTCAAAGGTCTTATCAGGCTTCTGCAAGAATAATAACAGTTACAGATGAACTTATGCAGACTATACTTAATTTAGGAAAATGA
- a CDS encoding ROK family protein, which yields MSRFLGVDIGGTFLKVAFKEDDEIKTEKVAVKDIQKKDYFLRSLSQVIKKYNPHRIGIAIAGLVDKKTGLLTNSPNLKFLEGLNLKEFIEREFNVEVFVENDANVAAYGEYVYGNGKDSKVLVCLTLGTGLGGGLVIDGKIFSGVSGSAMEIGHITIEKDGFLCHCGRKGCLESYVSSYGLERLYCLISEDRKTSFDIINLAKQNDEKAVQTFEVFTDYLAIGIMSIAHIFNPDTVLLAGGIIENYPMVLTLTKSKVEKLVFPLPLRDLHIDTAKLGSWSGAYGALALAEIYSS from the coding sequence ATGAGTAGATTTTTAGGTGTAGATATTGGTGGGACTTTCTTAAAGGTTGCCTTCAAAGAAGATGATGAGATTAAAACAGAAAAAGTAGCAGTTAAAGACATTCAAAAAAAAGATTATTTTTTAAGGAGTTTAAGCCAAGTCATAAAGAAGTACAATCCCCATAGAATAGGAATCGCTATAGCTGGTCTTGTTGATAAAAAAACAGGTCTTTTAACAAACTCTCCAAACCTTAAATTTTTAGAAGGGCTAAACCTTAAAGAGTTTATAGAAAGAGAGTTTAACGTTGAAGTATTTGTAGAAAACGATGCAAATGTTGCAGCTTATGGAGAGTATGTATACGGCAACGGTAAAGACAGTAAAGTTTTAGTTTGTCTAACATTGGGTACTGGTCTTGGTGGTGGATTAGTGATAGATGGAAAGATTTTTTCTGGTGTATCAGGAAGTGCTATGGAGATAGGTCATATAACTATTGAAAAAGATGGGTTTTTATGCCACTGTGGAAGAAAAGGTTGTCTGGAGAGTTATGTATCTTCTTACGGACTTGAAAGACTTTACTGTCTTATCTCAGAAGATAGAAAAACCTCTTTTGATATAATAAACCTTGCAAAGCAAAATGATGAGAAAGCTGTTCAAACTTTTGAAGTTTTTACAGACTACCTTGCAATAGGAATAATGAGTATTGCCCACATATTTAATCCGGACACAGTTTTACTCGCAGGTGGAATTATTGAAAACTATCCAATGGTTTTAACTCTTACTAAAAGTAAAGTTGAAAAGCTTGTGTTTCCTCTTCCACTTAGAGATTTACATATTGATACTGCAAAACTTGGAAGTTGGAGTGGTGCTTACGGAGCTCTCGCACTGGCAGAAATTTACTCTTCATAG
- a CDS encoding 6-pyruvoyl trahydropterin synthase family protein yields MPYIVRVKQKFNAAHFLTDYHGKPEPLHGHTWMVELYIKADKLDNGGMGYDFLEIKDLLKEILPDYKCMNDIYDFSPSAENVAKYIYDQVKKKYPTLVKVVVWETEEGGAEYYEE; encoded by the coding sequence ATGCCATATATCGTAAGAGTAAAACAAAAGTTTAACGCAGCTCACTTTTTAACAGACTACCACGGAAAACCAGAACCTTTACACGGTCATACTTGGATGGTAGAACTTTACATAAAGGCAGACAAGTTAGATAACGGTGGAATGGGATACGACTTTTTAGAGATAAAGGATTTACTAAAAGAAATATTACCTGATTACAAGTGTATGAATGATATATACGACTTTTCTCCAAGTGCTGAAAACGTAGCAAAGTACATCTACGACCAAGTTAAGAAAAAGTACCCAACACTTGTGAAAGTTGTAGTGTGGGAAACGGAAGAAGGAGGAGCTGAATACTATGAAGAGTAA
- the thiC gene encoding phosphomethylpyrimidine synthase ThiC, which produces MRFYVSKRRGQKNVTQMHYARQGIITEEMEYVAKREDLPVELVREEVARGRMVIPANINHINLEPMAIGIAAKCKVNANIGNSAITSDIETELEKLRVALKYGADTVMDLSTGGNLNEIRKAIIENSPVPVGTVPIYQALQEVRSIEKLTEQDILDIIELQAQQGVDYMTIHAGLLREFLPLVNHRLMGIVSRGGSIIAQWMIVHGKQNPLYTNFDKICEIFKKYDVTFSLGDGLRPGCINDASDEAQFAELKVLGELTKKAWEHDVQVMVEGPGHVPMDQIEMNIKKQMELCHEAPFYVLGPLVTDIAPGYDHIASAIGAAMAGWYGAAMLCYVTPKEHLGLPNPEDVKQGLIAYKIAAHAADLARHRKGAKEWDDEMSRARYNFDWERQFELAIDPETARKYHDETLPQEGFKSAKFCSMCGPSFCAYKISQNVQEAVKENEVEFLPIIK; this is translated from the coding sequence ATGAGGTTCTATGTATCAAAACGTAGAGGTCAAAAAAATGTTACACAGATGCACTATGCACGTCAGGGAATAATCACAGAAGAGATGGAGTACGTTGCGAAAAGGGAAGACCTTCCCGTTGAGCTTGTTAGGGAAGAGGTTGCAAGGGGAAGGATGGTTATACCCGCTAACATCAATCACATAAACCTTGAACCTATGGCAATAGGTATCGCTGCAAAGTGTAAAGTAAACGCAAACATTGGAAACTCTGCCATCACTTCAGACATAGAGACAGAGCTTGAAAAGTTAAGAGTAGCTCTAAAGTATGGTGCAGACACAGTTATGGACTTATCAACTGGTGGTAATCTAAACGAGATAAGAAAGGCCATAATAGAAAACTCTCCTGTCCCTGTTGGAACAGTTCCAATATATCAAGCACTTCAAGAAGTAAGAAGTATAGAGAAACTTACAGAGCAAGATATCCTTGATATTATAGAACTTCAAGCTCAACAAGGTGTTGATTATATGACTATCCACGCTGGACTGTTAAGAGAATTTTTACCTCTTGTAAATCATAGACTTATGGGTATAGTATCAAGGGGTGGGTCAATTATAGCTCAGTGGATGATAGTCCATGGAAAACAGAATCCTCTTTACACAAACTTTGATAAGATTTGTGAGATATTTAAAAAGTACGACGTTACATTCTCTCTTGGTGATGGATTAAGACCAGGTTGCATAAACGATGCATCAGATGAAGCACAGTTTGCAGAGTTAAAGGTTTTAGGAGAACTTACTAAGAAGGCATGGGAGCATGATGTTCAAGTTATGGTAGAAGGCCCGGGACACGTTCCTATGGATCAGATAGAGATGAACATTAAAAAACAGATGGAATTATGCCATGAAGCTCCATTCTACGTACTTGGACCGTTAGTAACAGATATAGCTCCCGGTTATGACCATATAGCTTCAGCTATTGGAGCAGCAATGGCAGGATGGTACGGAGCTGCAATGCTATGTTATGTAACACCAAAAGAACACTTAGGTTTACCAAATCCTGAAGATGTAAAACAAGGATTAATTGCATACAAGATAGCAGCTCACGCAGCAGACCTTGCGAGACACAGAAAAGGTGCTAAAGAGTGGGACGATGAAATGTCAAGGGCAAGGTACAACTTTGACTGGGAAAGACAGTTTGAGCTTGCAATAGACCCGGAAACAGCAAGAAAATACCACGACGAAACACTACCTCAAGAAGGATTTAAATCTGCTAAGTTCTGCTCTATGTGTGGACCATCTTTCTGTGCTTACAAGATATCCCAAAACGTTCAAGAAGCTGTAAAAGAAAACGAAGTAGAATTCCTTCCTATAATAAAATAA
- a CDS encoding aldo/keto reductase: protein MVEYLKIPGTEIEVSRIAIGTWAIGGWMWGGTDEQKAIEAILNGLDKGLNLIDTAPVYGFGLSEEIVGKALKEYGSRDKVVIATKVGLEWEDKHSKVWRNSTKERIFKEVEDSLKRLQTDYIDIYQVHWPDTKTPFEETAEAMYKLYKEGKIRAIGVSNYSPEQMEEFRKVAPIYTNQPPYNLFERQIEKDVILYCEKNNIALLFYGAICRGLLSGKINKNTKFEGDDLRKVDPKFQEPRFSEYLSAVEELDKYAQERFGKRVIHLAVRWMLDKSPLGVALWGVRKKEHLNDIPEVFGWHLSEEDFKNMDKIINENVKHPVGPEFMSPPERP, encoded by the coding sequence TTGGTTGAGTATCTTAAAATTCCTGGGACAGAAATTGAGGTTTCAAGAATTGCCATTGGAACGTGGGCAATTGGAGGATGGATGTGGGGTGGAACAGATGAGCAAAAAGCAATAGAAGCAATTTTAAATGGACTGGATAAGGGATTAAATCTTATTGATACAGCTCCTGTTTACGGATTTGGGCTATCGGAAGAAATTGTTGGGAAAGCATTAAAAGAATATGGAAGTAGAGACAAAGTTGTTATTGCTACAAAAGTAGGCTTAGAGTGGGAAGATAAGCATTCAAAAGTATGGAGGAACTCTACAAAAGAAAGAATTTTTAAAGAAGTAGAAGACTCACTGAAAAGATTACAAACAGATTATATAGACATATATCAAGTTCACTGGCCTGACACTAAAACACCTTTTGAAGAAACAGCAGAAGCAATGTATAAACTTTATAAAGAAGGAAAAATCAGAGCCATAGGAGTGAGTAACTACTCCCCTGAGCAAATGGAAGAATTTAGAAAAGTTGCTCCTATTTACACTAATCAACCTCCTTATAATTTATTTGAGAGACAAATCGAAAAAGATGTAATTCTTTATTGTGAAAAAAATAACATTGCATTACTTTTCTATGGAGCGATATGCAGAGGTCTTTTAAGCGGTAAAATAAACAAAAACACAAAATTTGAAGGAGATGATTTAAGAAAAGTTGATCCAAAATTCCAGGAACCTAGATTTTCAGAATATTTGAGTGCTGTTGAAGAATTAGATAAATATGCTCAGGAAAGATTTGGAAAAAGGGTTATTCATCTTGCTGTCAGATGGATGTTAGATAAATCTCCTTTAGGAGTAGCTCTTTGGGGAGTAAGGAAAAAAGAACATTTAAACGATATACCTGAAGTTTTTGGATGGCACTTATCAGAAGAAGATTTTAAAAATATGGATAAAATTATAAATGAAAATGTAAAACATCCAGTAGGGCCAGAATTCATGTCTCCCCCTGAAAGACCTTAA
- a CDS encoding xanthine dehydrogenase family protein molybdopterin-binding subunit, producing the protein MITRRDFIKISGLAIGLIIAPSGFQILKAEEIMNNNLKPVLWLQITKNNELIILSNKSEMGQGVYTGLAMLVADELDFPWEKVKVKAAPASDIYKDEKFGSQLTGGSTSLSHMHEFYRYLGATAKEMILNAASEKLNISKSNLKVKEGYLWYKDKRYPYSHFWDYALKLPIPQEVNLKNPEEFIYIGKNVPRIDVPEKVNGRAIFGIDVKLKNMVYAVVERPNYFDSKVEDFNKDDILKEKGIIDAFPIQTGVAIVGETFESLLKVRNKVKVKWSRSSIEGYDDNKLQEYYLNKLNENGNIARNDGNVIKVIQNVNKKIEETYLLPYLYHGTIEPMNCVANITDDRCEIYAPIQAQTFAQKVAMEVTGFDKNKVDVYTTYLGGGFGRKSNVLFVKEAVEISKKLKRPVKLIYTREDDVKSQWYRPMNATILKAGLDNNGNLIALYHKIAVPAVFEWAGRPSKIDRAAVEGIENMFYDIPNVHVEFVKVDLPIPVWFWRSVGSSHNAFTLETFIDRVAKLSHKDPVELRLKLLSKNQRAQNVIQTVAEKAGWGKTPKYGAAMGIAYHYSFGTHVAQVAEVSLDKSTGIVKVHRVVCAIDLGPTVINPDLVIAQVESAVNMGLSAALKEAVHFGKSGPSNLNFDTYPILTMDEAPDEIEVHIVKGEGSMGGVGEPGLPPIAPAVANALFWGYDIKVNRLPMTPDYIKFLIL; encoded by the coding sequence ATGATTACAAGGAGAGATTTTATAAAGATTTCAGGACTTGCAATTGGATTAATTATCGCTCCTTCAGGATTTCAGATACTAAAAGCGGAAGAGATTATGAACAACAATTTAAAACCAGTTTTGTGGCTACAAATTACAAAAAATAATGAACTAATAATACTTTCTAATAAATCTGAGATGGGACAGGGAGTTTACACGGGACTTGCTATGCTTGTAGCTGATGAGCTTGATTTTCCATGGGAAAAAGTAAAAGTTAAAGCCGCTCCTGCTTCAGATATATACAAAGATGAAAAGTTTGGATCTCAACTTACAGGAGGAAGTACAAGCTTAAGCCATATGCATGAATTTTATAGATATTTAGGAGCAACTGCTAAAGAGATGATTTTAAATGCAGCTTCCGAAAAATTAAATATTTCTAAATCAAATCTTAAAGTAAAAGAAGGTTATTTATGGTATAAAGACAAAAGGTATCCTTACTCTCATTTTTGGGATTACGCTTTAAAACTTCCTATTCCACAAGAAGTAAATTTGAAAAATCCGGAAGAATTTATCTATATAGGAAAGAATGTTCCACGTATAGATGTACCTGAAAAAGTAAACGGTAGGGCTATCTTTGGTATTGATGTTAAACTAAAAAATATGGTATATGCAGTTGTAGAAAGACCTAACTATTTTGATTCAAAGGTAGAAGATTTTAATAAAGATGACATCTTAAAAGAAAAGGGTATTATAGATGCTTTTCCTATTCAGACGGGAGTTGCTATTGTTGGAGAAACCTTTGAAAGTTTATTAAAAGTTAGAAACAAAGTCAAAGTTAAGTGGAGTAGAAGTTCTATAGAAGGATATGATGACAACAAGCTTCAAGAGTATTATTTAAACAAATTAAACGAAAATGGAAATATAGCCAGAAACGATGGAAATGTCATTAAGGTAATACAGAATGTAAATAAAAAAATAGAGGAAACATATCTTCTACCGTATTTGTATCATGGAACAATAGAACCTATGAACTGTGTTGCTAATATCACTGATGACAGATGTGAAATTTATGCACCAATACAGGCACAAACCTTCGCTCAAAAAGTAGCTATGGAAGTTACAGGATTTGATAAAAATAAAGTAGACGTTTATACAACATATTTAGGTGGGGGCTTTGGTAGAAAGTCTAATGTTCTTTTTGTTAAAGAAGCTGTAGAAATTTCCAAAAAATTAAAAAGACCGGTAAAACTTATATATACAAGGGAAGATGATGTAAAATCACAATGGTATAGACCAATGAATGCAACAATTTTGAAAGCAGGTTTAGATAATAACGGAAATTTAATTGCCCTATATCATAAAATAGCTGTTCCAGCAGTCTTTGAATGGGCAGGAAGACCCTCAAAAATAGATAGAGCAGCAGTTGAGGGAATAGAAAATATGTTTTATGATATTCCAAATGTTCATGTTGAATTTGTTAAAGTAGACTTACCTATACCAGTTTGGTTTTGGAGATCTGTTGGTAGTTCTCATAACGCCTTCACGTTAGAGACATTTATTGATAGAGTAGCAAAATTATCACATAAAGATCCTGTTGAGTTAAGATTGAAATTGTTATCTAAAAATCAAAGAGCTCAAAATGTTATTCAAACTGTGGCTGAAAAAGCAGGTTGGGGAAAAACTCCAAAATATGGAGCAGCAATGGGAATTGCTTATCACTATTCTTTCGGAACACATGTTGCCCAAGTCGCAGAAGTATCTTTAGACAAATCTACAGGTATAGTTAAAGTTCACAGAGTTGTTTGTGCTATCGATCTTGGTCCTACAGTAATTAATCCAGATTTAGTTATTGCTCAAGTAGAAAGTGCTGTAAATATGGGTTTAAGTGCAGCTTTAAAAGAAGCTGTTCATTTTGGTAAATCAGGGCCATCAAACTTAAATTTTGATACTTATCCGATTTTAACTATGGATGAGGCACCTGATGAAATAGAAGTTCATATAGTAAAAGGAGAAGGTAGTATGGGAGGTGTAGGTGAACCTGGTCTTCCACCAATAGCACCTGCAGTTGCAAATGCATTATTCTGGGGTTATGACATAAAGGTAAACAGACTTCCGATGACTCCTGATTATATAAAATTTTTAATACTTTAA
- a CDS encoding (2Fe-2S)-binding protein has translation MKKLKINGKFFNVNLSDDTPLLWVIRDHIGLTGTKFGCGKGICGSCTILLDGNPVRSCITPLKLAINKEIITIEGIPEDHPLKRAWIELQVPQCGYCQSGQIVEAYALLKNNLNASDNEIVSIMSSHLCRCGTYNRIKKAIKRAQSLLKKEG, from the coding sequence ATGAAAAAGTTAAAAATCAATGGAAAATTTTTTAATGTAAATCTATCAGACGATACACCACTTTTATGGGTAATAAGAGATCATATAGGTTTAACTGGAACAAAGTTTGGATGTGGGAAGGGAATTTGTGGGTCATGTACGATTTTATTAGATGGAAATCCTGTTAGATCCTGTATAACACCTCTTAAACTTGCTATTAACAAAGAAATCATAACCATTGAAGGAATTCCAGAAGATCATCCATTAAAAAGAGCGTGGATAGAGTTACAAGTACCTCAGTGTGGATATTGCCAGTCTGGTCAGATAGTAGAAGCCTATGCCTTACTTAAAAATAATTTAAATGCAAGTGATAACGAGATTGTATCTATAATGTCTTCCCATCTTTGTAGATGCGGAACGTACAACAGAATTAAAAAAGCAATAAAACGCGCTCAATCTCTTTTAAAGAAGGAGGGTTAA
- the namA gene encoding NADPH dehydrogenase NamA: MLYSHEKIRGVTLKNRIVMSPMCMYSSHDGFVSDWHMVHLGSRAVGGAGLIFLEATAVEPRGRISPSDLGIWKDEHIEGLRNIVNFCHNFGAKVGIQLAHAGRKAEDYNPWERESVKIKGSKDAIAPSPLQFGNNWHIPKEMNKKDIEEVQNSFVNAAKRAVEAGFDIIEIHAAHGYLIHEFLSLISNHRTDEYGGSLENRERFLLEVVKKVRNVIPESMPLFVRLSCVDHVEDGWTLEDSIHLAKRLKEEGCDVIDCSSGGILESEVVNAYPGFQVPYSEKIKREAKIKTMTVGLIKSYYQAEEIISNNRADLVAIGREFLKDPYLPIRWALSNNIKIQIPKQYLRGWF, encoded by the coding sequence ATGCTTTACTCTCATGAAAAGATTAGAGGTGTCACATTGAAAAATCGGATAGTAATGTCTCCTATGTGTATGTATTCATCACATGACGGTTTTGTTAGTGATTGGCATATGGTTCATTTAGGTTCAAGGGCAGTAGGTGGTGCAGGTTTAATATTTTTAGAAGCTACTGCCGTAGAACCACGAGGTAGAATATCCCCTTCAGATCTTGGTATATGGAAAGATGAGCATATTGAAGGTTTAAGAAATATAGTTAACTTTTGCCATAATTTTGGAGCAAAAGTAGGAATACAGCTTGCCCATGCAGGAAGAAAAGCAGAGGATTACAATCCATGGGAAAGGGAAAGTGTCAAAATAAAAGGTTCTAAAGATGCAATTGCTCCATCACCTTTACAATTTGGAAATAACTGGCATATTCCAAAAGAAATGAATAAAAAAGATATAGAAGAAGTTCAAAATTCATTTGTAAATGCTGCTAAACGGGCAGTTGAAGCTGGTTTTGATATTATAGAAATTCACGCTGCACATGGATATCTTATTCACGAATTTTTATCACTAATATCAAATCATAGAACAGATGAGTATGGAGGGAGTCTTGAAAATAGAGAAAGATTTTTACTGGAAGTGGTAAAAAAAGTTAGAAATGTAATTCCTGAAAGTATGCCTTTGTTTGTTAGACTTTCTTGTGTAGATCATGTAGAAGATGGATGGACACTTGAAGATAGTATTCATCTTGCAAAAAGATTAAAAGAAGAGGGCTGTGATGTAATTGATTGTTCATCTGGAGGAATTTTAGAATCAGAAGTAGTAAATGCATATCCAGGATTTCAAGTTCCATACTCTGAAAAAATTAAAAGGGAAGCTAAAATAAAAACAATGACAGTAGGTCTTATTAAGAGTTATTACCAAGCTGAGGAGATAATTTCTAATAATAGGGCAGATTTAGTTGCTATTGGAAGGGAATTTTTAAAAGATCCTTATTTGCCAATTAGATGGGCTTTATCAAACAATATAAAAATTCAAATTCCAAAGCAATATTTAAGAGGATGGTTTTAA
- a CDS encoding winged helix-turn-helix transcriptional regulator: MNECPIEITLNIISGKWKFLIIKELIDGPKRFSQLNRSIKGINQRMLTKQLRELEREGIIERKVYPQIPPKVEYSLTDLGEKLHPVLLTLHQWGVEYIKSKGVDTSYKECETKLQFTQKV; the protein is encoded by the coding sequence ATGAACGAATGTCCTATTGAGATAACTTTAAATATTATTAGTGGTAAATGGAAATTCTTAATAATAAAAGAACTTATAGATGGTCCAAAAAGATTCTCTCAGTTGAACCGATCTATAAAAGGAATAAATCAAAGAATGCTTACAAAACAACTTAGGGAGCTTGAAAGAGAAGGTATCATAGAGAGAAAAGTTTACCCACAAATTCCTCCAAAAGTGGAGTATTCATTAACCGACTTGGGAGAAAAACTACATCCTGTCTTACTTACTTTACACCAATGGGGAGTGGAATACATTAAAAGTAAGGGTGTAGATACATCCTACAAAGAGTGTGAAACAAAACTTCAGTTTACACAAAAAGTTTAA